The Euryarchaeota archaeon genome includes a region encoding these proteins:
- a CDS encoding long-chain fatty acid--CoA ligase, translated as MTARRYACGANLQPTGETLLELFSATCDRHGTKPALAQKEGGRWRSVTYRELASMVEDLASALIGLGVRRGDRVLILARNSIEWTSADLAILSVGAVTVPLYETLSEAKAEFILKDSGARVAFAGTPSQMAMLNRLKTRSPQLKNIICFSLPFDAERKDWAMSFDEALEYGRDARRTTSARLIARRRGVEPDDVASIVYTSGTTGEPKGASLSHRNFVSNVKAALEAVPEMGHDDVMLSFLPLSHVLERTAGHFLVLAAGATAYYAQSTEQVPEDLLEVRPTVMIAVPRLYEKMKARIEATVHGESPRRQRIFWWAVRVGTEAARARTTGRRLPWTKRLAAWVADRLVFAKVRSRTGGRLRFFVSGGAHIEREIEELFWAAGLPILGGYGLTETSPVISVNTFAATRFGSVGKPLPGVEVRVADDGEILVRGPNVMAGYHNLPKETEGAFTEDGFFKTGDLGKLDADGFLHVTDRKKELIVMSTGKKVAPQEIENRLKASPLISEAVALGDGRSYVTALIVPDFEALRAWAEERGMVATNEALVANPQVVAEYATRIDAVNANLSKFEAVKRFALVPREFTQEDGELTPTLKVKRRVVAERFAKEIQALYATWTPA; from the coding sequence TTGACGGCAAGGCGTTACGCCTGCGGTGCGAACCTGCAACCTACGGGCGAGACGCTTCTAGAATTGTTCTCGGCGACGTGCGATCGCCACGGGACGAAACCCGCGCTCGCCCAGAAGGAGGGGGGCCGCTGGCGTAGCGTCACTTACAGGGAGCTCGCATCCATGGTGGAGGACCTCGCCAGTGCCCTTATCGGCCTAGGCGTTCGCCGCGGCGACCGGGTCCTAATCCTTGCGCGTAACTCCATCGAGTGGACTAGCGCCGACCTCGCGATCCTTTCGGTCGGCGCCGTCACGGTGCCTCTCTACGAGACATTGTCCGAGGCGAAGGCCGAATTCATCCTCAAAGACAGCGGGGCACGGGTCGCTTTCGCCGGGACGCCCTCGCAGATGGCGATGCTCAACCGCCTGAAGACGCGTTCTCCTCAACTCAAGAACATCATCTGCTTCTCGCTTCCATTCGACGCCGAGCGCAAAGATTGGGCCATGAGCTTCGACGAGGCCTTGGAATACGGGCGCGATGCCCGGCGGACGACCTCCGCGCGCCTGATCGCCCGCCGGCGCGGCGTCGAGCCCGACGACGTCGCTTCGATCGTCTACACGTCGGGAACGACCGGGGAACCGAAAGGCGCAAGCCTCTCCCACCGCAACTTCGTCTCGAACGTGAAGGCCGCCCTCGAAGCGGTGCCGGAGATGGGCCACGACGACGTCATGCTGTCGTTCCTCCCGCTTTCACATGTCCTTGAACGGACCGCAGGCCACTTCCTCGTGCTCGCCGCGGGCGCGACGGCGTACTACGCCCAATCGACGGAGCAGGTCCCCGAGGACCTCCTTGAGGTAAGGCCGACCGTCATGATCGCCGTCCCGCGTCTTTACGAGAAGATGAAGGCGCGTATCGAAGCGACCGTGCACGGAGAGTCGCCAAGGAGGCAACGGATATTCTGGTGGGCCGTACGCGTCGGCACCGAGGCTGCGCGAGCGCGGACGACGGGTCGCCGGCTCCCGTGGACGAAACGGTTGGCGGCGTGGGTCGCCGACAGGTTGGTCTTCGCGAAGGTGCGCTCGCGCACGGGCGGCCGGTTGCGATTCTTTGTCTCGGGCGGGGCCCACATCGAGCGCGAGATCGAGGAGCTCTTCTGGGCGGCGGGACTTCCGATCCTCGGGGGTTACGGGCTCACCGAGACGAGTCCGGTCATCTCCGTGAACACCTTCGCCGCGACGAGGTTCGGTTCCGTGGGAAAACCGCTTCCGGGCGTTGAAGTGCGGGTGGCGGACGACGGGGAGATCCTGGTGCGCGGCCCGAACGTGATGGCGGGTTACCACAATCTCCCAAAGGAGACGGAAGGTGCGTTCACCGAGGACGGGTTCTTCAAGACGGGCGACCTCGGAAAGCTCGACGCGGACGGGTTCCTCCATGTGACGGATCGAAAGAAGGAATTGATCGTGATGAGCACCGGCAAGAAGGTCGCTCCGCAGGAGATCGAGAACCGGTTGAAGGCGAGCCCCCTCATCTCGGAGGCGGTCGCCCTCGGTGATGGCCGATCCTACGTCACGGCGCTCATCGTCCCGGATTTCGAAGCACTTAGGGCGTGGGCCGAGGAGCGCGGGATGGTCGCGACGAACGAGGCGCTCGTTGCGAACCCCCAGGTGGTCGCCGAATACGCGACGCGTATCGACGCCGTGAATGCGAACCTGTCGAAGTTCGAGGCCGTGAAGCGCTTCGCGCTCGTGCCGCGCGAGTTCACCCAGGAGGATGGCGAGCTCACGCCCACCCTGAAAGTGAAAAGACGGGTCGTGGCAGAACGGTTCGCAAAGGAGATACAAGCGCTCTACGCGACATGGACGCCGGCTTGA
- the folB gene encoding dihydroneopterin aldolase: MDKIELKAMKFFAHVGHFDEERRLGQQVEIDLELRLDLSRSGRSDDIHDTLDYRAAYEKVAAVVTGREFRLLEALAESAAAAVKGMGQVETLVRVRKLSTPIGGPVEYSMVEITRPG; the protein is encoded by the coding sequence ATGGACAAGATTGAATTGAAGGCGATGAAGTTCTTCGCGCACGTCGGCCACTTCGATGAGGAACGCCGATTGGGCCAACAAGTCGAGATCGACCTTGAACTGCGCCTCGACCTTTCGCGCTCTGGCCGCTCCGACGACATCCACGACACGCTCGATTACCGGGCGGCCTATGAGAAGGTGGCCGCCGTCGTCACGGGGCGCGAGTTCAGGCTCCTCGAAGCGCTCGCAGAAAGCGCCGCGGCCGCGGTGAAGGGCATGGGCCAAGTAGAGACGCTGGTGCGGGTGCGAAAACTCTCGACTCCCATCGGGGGCCCGGTCGAGTACTCGATGGTGGAGATAACAAGGCCGGGCTGA
- the folP gene encoding dihydropteroate synthase, translating to MKAGRHTLRFGERTLIMGILNVTPDSFSDGGRFVDTDRAIERGVEMEREGADVIDVGGESTRPGASPVPEEAELRRVGAVIEGLARRVEVPISVDTYHAKVAREALDLGADIINDVTALRGDPEMANVVADSGRPVVLMHMLGEPRFMQRDPVYGDVVAEVRRFMEERVAAAAKAGVGPHQVIIDPGLGFGKTFEHNLELIKRLPELSRLGYPLLVGHSRKSFIGRLTGVNDADRRIAGTIAVGTMLVSNRADMLRVHDVREAVESAKVADALTRSVHGQD from the coding sequence ATGAAGGCGGGAAGACACACGCTTCGGTTCGGCGAACGGACCCTCATCATGGGCATCCTCAACGTGACCCCCGATTCCTTCTCCGACGGCGGCCGCTTCGTCGACACCGACCGTGCTATCGAACGCGGCGTCGAGATGGAACGCGAGGGCGCCGACGTGATCGACGTCGGCGGCGAATCCACGCGGCCCGGCGCCTCTCCCGTCCCCGAGGAGGCCGAACTCCGACGCGTCGGCGCCGTGATCGAGGGGCTTGCGCGACGCGTCGAAGTGCCGATCTCCGTCGACACGTACCACGCGAAGGTCGCCCGCGAGGCGCTCGACCTTGGGGCCGACATCATCAACGACGTGACGGCCCTACGCGGAGATCCCGAAATGGCGAACGTCGTCGCCGATTCCGGTCGCCCCGTGGTCCTCATGCATATGCTAGGCGAACCACGCTTCATGCAACGGGATCCCGTGTACGGCGATGTCGTCGCGGAAGTGCGGCGATTCATGGAGGAACGCGTTGCCGCCGCGGCCAAGGCGGGCGTCGGGCCGCATCAAGTGATCATCGACCCCGGGCTCGGTTTCGGAAAGACGTTCGAACACAACCTGGAACTCATCAAACGCCTTCCCGAGCTTTCCCGCCTTGGGTATCCATTGTTGGTGGGACACTCAAGGAAATCGTTCATCGGACGCCTTACCGGCGTCAACGACGCTGATCGCCGGATCGCGGGCACCATCGCCGTGGGGACGATGCTCGTCTCGAACCGGGCGGACATGCTGCGAGTGCACGACGTGCGGGAAGCGGTCGAGTCGGCGAAGGTCGCCGATGCGTTGACGAGGAGCGTACATGGACAAGATTGA
- a CDS encoding bifunctional folylpolyglutamate synthase/dihydrofolate synthase translates to MEPPRDWLDRLERQGSKWRLEPMIRALELFGSPEKRLRAVVVSGTNGKGSVAAMLSAGLQAADVRVGLYTSPHLVRLTERICVQGKEISDDQLDGYIAEIRPVAENVGKELGGLTYFEVLTLAAILHFVRSRVDVAIMEVGLGGRHDATNVFEEPLVSVITNVGIDHVEVLGDTIDKIATEKAGIIKTGRPVVTAATLSALRVIKGRSSELHCFLRHAGGVQVIRRSRSLAGQSLHVKTESIETELTLPLSGAHQVENLRVAVAVAEVIARELRVKPQTIVRGFEKTVWRARFEVLGREPLVIVDGAHNVDAIRVLAETLDELKIAEPRIVFGVLKDKNAKEMMREIFPLASRIIVTKVPSPRAHSAMELKEMAAQMGYDVAAIETPRDAIRAAVSAGRDVPVVICGSLYLAGAAIREWPVV, encoded by the coding sequence GTGGAGCCACCGCGCGATTGGCTCGACAGGTTGGAGCGTCAGGGAAGCAAGTGGCGCCTCGAACCGATGATAAGGGCCTTGGAGCTTTTCGGAAGCCCCGAAAAGAGGCTTCGGGCGGTCGTCGTGTCCGGGACGAACGGCAAGGGCTCGGTGGCCGCCATGCTCTCCGCCGGACTCCAGGCGGCCGACGTGCGGGTGGGACTCTACACGTCGCCTCATCTTGTCCGCCTCACGGAAAGGATCTGCGTCCAAGGGAAGGAGATCTCCGACGACCAGCTTGACGGGTACATCGCGGAGATCCGGCCCGTCGCCGAGAACGTGGGGAAGGAACTCGGCGGCCTCACCTACTTCGAAGTCTTGACGCTCGCTGCGATCCTTCATTTCGTGCGTTCCCGCGTCGACGTCGCGATCATGGAGGTCGGGCTCGGGGGCCGCCACGACGCGACGAACGTCTTCGAGGAACCGCTCGTGAGCGTCATCACGAACGTGGGGATCGACCACGTGGAGGTCCTCGGCGACACCATCGACAAGATAGCGACCGAGAAGGCGGGCATCATAAAGACCGGCCGGCCCGTAGTCACGGCGGCGACCCTTTCGGCGCTAAGGGTGATAAAGGGCAGGTCGAGCGAGCTCCACTGCTTCCTAAGACACGCGGGCGGCGTGCAGGTGATCCGCCGGAGCCGTTCGCTCGCGGGGCAATCCCTCCACGTGAAGACCGAGTCGATAGAGACCGAACTCACCCTGCCGCTTTCAGGGGCACACCAAGTGGAGAACCTTCGCGTGGCCGTGGCGGTCGCCGAGGTCATCGCGCGCGAACTGCGGGTGAAACCACAGACGATCGTCCGTGGATTCGAGAAGACGGTGTGGAGGGCCCGCTTCGAGGTCCTGGGGCGCGAGCCCCTAGTCATCGTGGACGGGGCGCACAACGTGGACGCGATCCGCGTCCTCGCCGAGACGCTCGACGAGTTGAAGATCGCGGAGCCCCGCATCGTCTTCGGCGTCTTGAAGGACAAGAACGCGAAGGAGATGATGCGGGAGATATTCCCGCTCGCCTCCCGCATAATCGTCACGAAGGTGCCTTCGCCCCGCGCCCATTCGGCGATGGAACTCAAGGAGATGGCCGCCCAGATGGGTTACGACGTGGCCGCCATCGAGACGCCTCGCGACGCGATACGGGCCGCCGTATCCGCGGGACGCGACGTGCCGGTCGTGATATGCGGCTCGTTGTACCTGGCGGGGGCGGCGATACGCGAATGGCCGGTGGTGTGA
- a CDS encoding phosphoribosylglycinamide formyltransferase produces MLKVAFLASGAGTNLQAVIDSCDRGETKARIGLVLSDHRDSGALVRAKKHGIEAHFVDPKGLARPDHEAKMLALIRESHCDLVALAGYMRILTPAFVRPLKGRLINIHPSLLPAFRGLDAQAKAHEYGVKITGCTTHFVEEDVDTGPIILQAAVPVLDGDTVETLRKRILEQEHVIYPLTIHLIAEGRVTVSGRKVTIKGFPADPSGRLVSSGGG; encoded by the coding sequence ATGCTGAAAGTGGCATTCCTCGCAAGCGGTGCCGGGACGAATCTCCAGGCCGTGATCGACAGTTGCGACCGTGGCGAAACGAAGGCGAGAATCGGGTTGGTCCTCTCGGACCACCGGGATTCGGGGGCACTGGTGCGGGCGAAAAAGCATGGGATAGAGGCGCATTTCGTAGACCCCAAGGGGCTGGCCCGGCCCGACCACGAGGCCAAGATGCTCGCCCTCATCCGCGAGTCGCACTGCGACCTCGTGGCACTCGCCGGGTACATGAGGATCCTGACGCCCGCGTTCGTTCGCCCGCTCAAAGGAAGACTCATCAACATCCACCCGAGCCTGCTTCCCGCGTTTCGAGGCCTCGACGCGCAGGCAAAGGCGCACGAATACGGCGTGAAGATCACGGGATGCACGACCCACTTCGTCGAAGAGGACGTCGACACCGGCCCGATAATCCTCCAGGCCGCGGTGCCGGTCCTCGACGGCGACACGGTGGAGACGCTTCGAAAGCGGATACTCGAACAAGAGCACGTCATCTACCCGCTCACCATCCACTTGATCGCCGAGGGCCGCGTCACAGTGTCGGGCCGCAAAGTGACCATCAAGGGGTTTCCCGCCGATCCTAGCGGCCGCCTCGTTTCCTCGGGGGGAGGATGA
- a CDS encoding serine hydroxymethyltransferase, with amino-acid sequence MPPGYFHTGKHAVPYLSPGAAHASGVSLRREVVEVYSSIRKHHAWFSESLPMIASENVMSPLARQLLVSDFVDRYAEGHPGRRYYQGVKFVDEVETKTTGLARELFRCRYADVRPISGTVSNIASFFATCEPGDTITALDTASGGHISHARFGAAGLRGLKIATYPFDPEDMTVDVDAAKKVIKETRPKVAVFGASAFLFPYDLKGGLADTAHEVGAKVMYDGAHVLGLIAGGKFQDPLREGADWISASTHKTLPGPPGGILLSDLDDSVEANKQLLKKLDAASFPGTLSSHHLHQMAAKAVALAEHIEFGSQYANQIIKNSQAFAQALHERGIKVLCEKRGFTASHQVLVDVKIHGGGKACAKDLEDAGVISNMNMIPGDEKPMNPSGIRFGTQELTRLGMRENDMSQVADFVVEVVAKKTPPQKVKADVAEFRKGFKNIHYCYEEGLPAHKFWEFLPKLP; translated from the coding sequence ATGCCTCCCGGTTATTTCCACACCGGAAAGCATGCCGTTCCCTATTTATCGCCGGGCGCGGCTCACGCGTCGGGTGTCTCTTTGAGGCGCGAAGTCGTCGAAGTCTACTCCTCCATCCGGAAGCATCACGCGTGGTTTTCGGAGAGCCTGCCGATGATCGCCAGCGAGAACGTCATGTCGCCTCTCGCGCGGCAACTCCTGGTCTCCGATTTCGTCGACCGCTACGCCGAAGGGCATCCGGGCCGACGCTACTACCAAGGCGTGAAGTTCGTCGACGAGGTCGAGACGAAGACGACCGGACTCGCGCGCGAGCTGTTCCGCTGCCGCTACGCCGACGTGCGTCCGATCAGCGGCACCGTGAGCAACATCGCCTCGTTCTTCGCGACGTGCGAACCGGGCGACACGATAACGGCCCTCGACACCGCGTCCGGAGGCCACATCAGCCACGCCCGGTTCGGCGCCGCGGGGCTTCGGGGCCTCAAGATTGCGACCTACCCGTTCGACCCCGAGGACATGACGGTGGACGTGGACGCGGCAAAAAAGGTGATCAAGGAGACTCGGCCGAAGGTCGCGGTCTTCGGGGCGAGCGCGTTCCTCTTCCCTTACGATCTCAAAGGAGGACTCGCCGACACGGCGCACGAGGTGGGTGCCAAGGTGATGTACGACGGCGCGCACGTGCTTGGGCTCATCGCCGGCGGGAAGTTCCAGGACCCGCTTCGCGAGGGCGCGGACTGGATCTCGGCCTCGACGCACAAGACCCTCCCGGGCCCCCCGGGCGGCATCCTGCTTTCGGACCTCGACGATTCCGTCGAAGCGAACAAGCAGCTTCTGAAAAAACTGGACGCCGCATCGTTCCCAGGGACGCTCTCAAGCCATCACCTTCACCAGATGGCCGCCAAGGCCGTCGCGTTGGCCGAGCACATCGAGTTCGGAAGTCAGTATGCAAACCAGATAATCAAGAACAGCCAAGCGTTCGCCCAAGCGCTTCACGAGCGCGGCATCAAGGTGCTCTGCGAGAAGCGGGGCTTCACGGCCTCGCACCAGGTCCTCGTCGACGTGAAGATCCATGGCGGTGGGAAGGCCTGCGCGAAAGACCTTGAGGATGCGGGCGTGATCTCGAACATGAACATGATCCCCGGCGACGAGAAGCCGATGAACCCGAGCGGGATCCGCTTCGGCACCCAGGAACTCACTCGTCTTGGCATGCGCGAGAACGACATGTCACAAGTGGCCGACTTCGTCGTCGAGGTCGTCGCGAAGAAGACGCCGCCGCAGAAGGTGAAGGCGGACGTCGCCGAGTTCAGGAAGGGCTTCAAGAACATCCACTACTGCTACGAGGAGGGGCTTCCCGCGCACAAGTTCTGGGAGTTCCTACCCAAACTGCCATGA
- the ribA gene encoding GTP cyclohydrolase II, with translation MAFGCPVIGEEHVALYLGQLNNAKDLLVRIHSECLTGDALGSKRCDCGPQLRLAMRRIRREGRGLILYMSQEGRGIGIVNKIRAYELQDMGADTVEANRLLGFAADLRDYSCAACFLRSKGVKSVRLMSNNPAKVGELEKHGVKVSKRIGIRARSNKENRGYLRTKKGRMGHSL, from the coding sequence ATGGCCTTCGGCTGCCCCGTCATCGGCGAAGAACACGTCGCGCTGTACCTTGGCCAGCTCAATAACGCCAAGGACCTTCTCGTCCGCATCCACTCCGAGTGCCTCACGGGCGACGCATTGGGCTCCAAAAGATGCGATTGCGGCCCCCAGCTACGCCTCGCGATGCGCCGCATCAGGCGCGAAGGACGGGGCCTCATCCTCTACATGAGCCAGGAAGGACGGGGCATCGGCATCGTGAACAAGATCCGGGCCTACGAGCTCCAGGACATGGGAGCCGACACCGTCGAAGCGAACCGGCTCCTCGGATTCGCGGCGGATCTACGCGATTACAGTTGCGCCGCGTGCTTTCTGCGCTCGAAAGGCGTGAAGTCCGTGCGCCTGATGAGCAACAACCCGGCGAAAGTCGGCGAACTGGAGAAGCACGGCGTGAAAGTCTCGAAGCGCATCGGGATCCGCGCTCGCTCGAACAAGGAGAACCGCGGATACCTCCGGACGAAAAAGGGCCGGATGGGCCACTCGCTGTAA
- a CDS encoding PrsW family intramembrane metalloprotease has product MAAEDFTLWLIVLLAFAPAFYFLGQIHRERRGGVFDWMVLGSVLLAAALGSAFLAIAFNVAFIPLAVALFQVDADFAGAILVAPVVEEAAKVMAAALAIGWMRSGRHALAAGAAAGLGFAATENLLYQVQALATDGIIAYLATVLVRAYTSMLIHATASAIAAVGLWKWHKTGLGFTAGFLPFYAVAVILHGAFNYVAVYMGGVEVGGVFVALNLAAAIVIALTAFTMLKRAV; this is encoded by the coding sequence GTGGCCGCGGAGGACTTCACGCTATGGCTCATAGTCCTCCTCGCGTTCGCCCCCGCGTTCTACTTCCTCGGCCAGATACACAGGGAACGCCGGGGCGGCGTCTTCGACTGGATGGTCCTCGGGTCCGTCCTCCTTGCGGCGGCGCTCGGGTCCGCGTTCCTGGCCATCGCGTTCAACGTCGCATTCATCCCGCTCGCCGTCGCGCTCTTCCAAGTCGACGCCGATTTCGCGGGCGCGATACTGGTGGCGCCGGTCGTGGAGGAAGCCGCAAAAGTCATGGCCGCCGCCCTGGCGATCGGTTGGATGCGGTCGGGGCGGCATGCGCTTGCCGCCGGTGCCGCCGCGGGACTTGGATTCGCTGCGACCGAGAACCTTCTCTACCAGGTGCAGGCGCTCGCCACGGACGGCATAATCGCTTACCTTGCGACGGTGCTCGTGCGGGCGTACACGAGCATGCTCATCCACGCGACCGCCTCGGCGATCGCCGCGGTCGGGCTTTGGAAATGGCATAAGACGGGCCTTGGCTTCACGGCGGGGTTCCTTCCCTTCTACGCAGTCGCGGTCATCCTCCACGGCGCTTTCAATTACGTCGCTGTCTACATGGGGGGCGTCGAGGTCGGCGGCGTGTTCGTGGCGCTGAACCTGGCGGCGGCGATTGTCATCGCGTTGACGGCTTTTACGATGCTGAAGAGAGCGGTGTGA
- the coaBC gene encoding bifunctional phosphopantothenoylcysteine decarboxylase/phosphopantothenate--cysteine ligase CoaBC: MHPSQAILASKSDRLVGKTVVLGVTGSIAAVESVKLARELIRHGAVVIPVMSPEACRIVHPNALEFASGRTPVTELTGATEHVTLMRAGAGADLLLIAPVTANTIGKIVHGVDDTPVTTFASVALKSKPVILAPAMHEAMLENPFVKENVERLRSAGVEVLESHMDEGKAKLLDVELIVEAVLRRLGDWSLKAKRVLVVAGGTEEPIDAVRSVTNNSTGSTGRQIALEAYRRGAEVTLWMGRGLDPVLPSDVSVSRFKTTAELVSLAPRAKGFHQVIVPAAVSDYAPTPRDGKIQAGERELTLILTKTPKFVDELRRHFSGPLVVFKAEAGLDRRSLEKRARETLERTNAVLAVANDVGDVERDATKALLVEKGGAVEFTGTKSELACKILDRLR; this comes from the coding sequence ATGCACCCGTCGCAGGCGATACTCGCCTCGAAATCGGACCGACTCGTCGGCAAGACGGTCGTCCTCGGGGTCACCGGAAGCATCGCGGCCGTCGAGAGCGTGAAATTGGCGCGGGAGCTCATCCGGCACGGGGCGGTCGTGATCCCCGTGATGAGCCCCGAAGCGTGCCGTATCGTCCACCCGAACGCCCTCGAGTTCGCAAGCGGCCGCACGCCAGTGACGGAACTTACCGGCGCAACAGAGCACGTGACCTTGATGAGGGCCGGCGCCGGGGCCGATCTGCTCCTCATCGCCCCCGTGACCGCCAACACCATCGGCAAGATCGTGCACGGCGTCGACGACACGCCTGTCACGACATTCGCGTCGGTCGCGCTCAAATCAAAACCGGTGATACTCGCGCCCGCGATGCACGAGGCCATGCTCGAGAACCCGTTCGTCAAGGAGAACGTCGAGAGGCTTCGCTCGGCCGGCGTCGAGGTGCTGGAGTCCCACATGGACGAGGGGAAGGCGAAGCTCCTCGACGTCGAACTCATCGTAGAGGCCGTGCTACGACGACTCGGTGATTGGAGCCTCAAGGCAAAACGAGTGCTCGTCGTCGCGGGTGGTACCGAGGAACCGATAGACGCGGTCCGCTCGGTCACGAACAATTCTACGGGCTCGACGGGGCGGCAGATCGCGCTCGAGGCCTATCGACGCGGCGCCGAGGTGACCCTCTGGATGGGGCGCGGCCTCGACCCGGTGTTGCCAAGCGACGTTTCCGTCAGCCGTTTCAAGACGACGGCGGAACTCGTCTCTCTTGCGCCCCGGGCGAAGGGCTTCCACCAAGTCATCGTCCCCGCGGCCGTTTCCGATTACGCTCCGACGCCTCGCGACGGCAAGATCCAAGCGGGCGAAAGGGAGCTGACACTGATCCTCACCAAGACGCCGAAATTCGTCGACGAACTCCGTCGACACTTCTCCGGCCCCCTGGTCGTTTTCAAGGCCGAGGCAGGACTCGACCGACGCTCGCTCGAAAAACGCGCCCGCGAGACGCTCGAACGCACGAATGCCGTCCTCGCCGTCGCAAACGACGTGGGCGACGTGGAGCGGGATGCGACGAAGGCGCTCCTCGTGGAGAAGGGCGGGGCCGTCGAGTTCACGGGGACGAAAAGTGAACTCGCCTGCAAGATACTGGACCGGCTGCGGTGA
- a CDS encoding GHMP kinase — translation MIEGAAFAPGHASGIFQIFDSAPDPARRGSRGCGACFSLGARTHVSVENATTQEIRVTLDGEPSEAPVTKTAVRNLIGKSPLTVEVTTVLDLPVSQGFGMSAAGALSTTLALAKAVGLTRTDAVHAAHEAEVTLRTGLGDVVAATQGGLEMRKKPGLPPYGAVDIIPFDGEFVLAVVGGELQTRGVLSNPKMRLAVNAAAEKHLGTLFDSPSIENFFRLSKAFARDSGLLTPILREAITSVEEAHGWATMSMLGNSIFAVGPTERVRAALESFGTTYVTDVDTRGARVVTEIVRPQL, via the coding sequence ATGATTGAAGGCGCTGCGTTCGCTCCCGGCCACGCGTCGGGCATTTTCCAGATATTCGACTCCGCTCCCGATCCCGCGCGACGGGGTTCGCGAGGGTGCGGGGCCTGCTTTTCGCTCGGGGCACGGACACACGTCTCCGTCGAGAACGCGACGACGCAGGAGATCCGCGTGACCCTCGATGGCGAACCGTCGGAGGCGCCCGTGACCAAGACGGCGGTCCGCAACCTCATCGGCAAGTCGCCTTTGACGGTGGAGGTGACGACCGTCCTTGATCTTCCCGTATCGCAGGGTTTCGGAATGTCAGCCGCCGGCGCGCTCTCGACGACGCTCGCCTTGGCCAAGGCCGTCGGGCTCACGAGGACGGACGCGGTGCACGCGGCGCACGAGGCGGAGGTGACGCTTCGCACTGGGCTTGGCGACGTGGTCGCCGCAACGCAAGGAGGGCTCGAGATGCGAAAGAAGCCGGGCCTTCCGCCATACGGAGCCGTGGACATCATCCCGTTCGACGGCGAGTTCGTGCTGGCGGTGGTCGGCGGCGAACTCCAGACGCGCGGCGTCCTTTCGAACCCCAAGATGCGTCTCGCCGTGAACGCGGCCGCGGAAAAGCACCTCGGGACGCTCTTCGATTCGCCCTCTATCGAGAACTTTTTTCGCCTCTCGAAGGCATTTGCCAGGGATTCGGGGTTACTCACGCCGATACTAAGGGAGGCGATAACGTCGGTCGAAGAGGCGCACGGGTGGGCGACGATGAGCATGCTCGGCAACAGCATATTCGCGGTCGGGCCCACCGAACGCGTGAGGGCCGCGCTCGAAAGTTTCGGCACGACCTACGTGACTGACGTCGACACGCGGGGAGCGCGGGTCGTCACGGAGATCGTGAGACCGCAGCTATGA
- a CDS encoding DUF3052 family protein: MFLAGYSKRSLPEKLGVKPGHRIMFVDEPAGFRRALGKLPPDVQVLTRPAENLDLVHVFVSRRARLAAALPRLMRVIRPEAPIWVSWPKKASGVETDVTEDVVRDVALPLGLVDVKVCAVDEAWSGLKLVIRKENRPKR, from the coding sequence ATGTTCCTGGCAGGTTACTCGAAGAGATCGTTGCCTGAGAAACTGGGGGTGAAGCCCGGGCACCGGATAATGTTCGTCGACGAACCGGCGGGTTTCAGGCGGGCCTTGGGGAAACTCCCGCCCGATGTCCAAGTGTTGACGCGCCCCGCAGAGAATCTCGACCTCGTCCATGTTTTCGTTTCGAGGCGAGCCCGCCTCGCGGCGGCCCTCCCGCGCCTCATGCGCGTCATCCGGCCGGAGGCGCCCATTTGGGTCTCGTGGCCCAAGAAAGCCTCGGGTGTCGAGACCGACGTGACCGAGGACGTGGTCCGCGACGTCGCCCTCCCCTTGGGGCTCGTCGACGTCAAGGTGTGCGCCGTCGACGAGGCCTGGTCGGGCTTGAAACTCGTGATCCGGAAGGAGAACCGACCCAAACGGTAG